From a region of the Tateyamaria omphalii genome:
- a CDS encoding alpha/beta hydrolase family protein: MRIANQILLVALLLIANISEALAGADDGHQCKVGVFSGSESGFVAVTRSDTGFKYTFDTGLTGDVGGPDAPVRCLENAIDIVDVGVWPHIAHTVTYTSFKSRDVDLAGQLIEPPDRAPESPLVIFAHGSEDSGWLERARDPYQMVGRGISVFVYDKRGTGQSGGAYTQNFGLLADDLVAASREAKRLARGRFGRFGLIGLSQGGWVAPLAAPRANADFIAVGYGLVMDIREEDAAQVALELRAAGFGDNVQAKARQITDATAQLARHPSAASIAAFDEVRNRFADALWLPHVRGDYTGILLDASVEEIETVILPLFESYDIDWSIDPVDAVRAVRVPQLWVFAGNDRAAPPGISIGRLRALEDNGQDITIRVFPRTDHGMWDYVQNDNGTRSHTRITAGYYDLMADWASGALAGRQGAAQAR, translated from the coding sequence TCTCGGGCTCCGAAAGCGGGTTCGTCGCTGTGACGCGGTCAGATACCGGGTTCAAATACACCTTTGATACCGGGCTGACAGGCGACGTGGGTGGGCCCGACGCGCCGGTCAGATGTCTTGAGAACGCCATAGACATTGTGGATGTGGGGGTATGGCCGCACATTGCGCACACGGTAACCTACACATCCTTTAAGTCTCGGGATGTGGACCTGGCAGGCCAGTTGATCGAACCGCCTGACCGGGCACCGGAAAGCCCTCTTGTCATATTTGCCCATGGATCGGAGGACAGCGGTTGGCTTGAACGGGCGCGGGATCCGTATCAGATGGTCGGGCGCGGGATATCTGTGTTCGTCTATGACAAACGGGGCACTGGACAATCCGGCGGTGCGTATACGCAAAATTTCGGGCTGCTGGCAGACGACCTGGTCGCGGCATCGCGTGAGGCAAAGCGCCTCGCGCGCGGTCGCTTCGGGCGCTTTGGCCTGATCGGCCTCAGCCAGGGTGGATGGGTGGCGCCGCTGGCAGCGCCGCGGGCAAACGCGGACTTCATCGCGGTCGGCTACGGGTTGGTCATGGACATTCGGGAAGAGGACGCGGCCCAAGTCGCCCTGGAGCTGCGCGCCGCCGGTTTCGGAGACAACGTGCAGGCCAAGGCGCGCCAGATCACGGACGCAACGGCACAGCTCGCGCGGCACCCGTCAGCGGCGTCGATCGCTGCATTCGATGAGGTGCGGAACCGTTTTGCAGATGCATTGTGGCTGCCGCATGTACGCGGCGACTACACCGGAATACTTCTTGATGCCTCGGTTGAAGAGATCGAAACTGTCATTCTGCCACTGTTCGAAAGCTATGATATCGACTGGAGCATCGACCCCGTCGACGCAGTTCGGGCCGTCAGAGTTCCACAATTGTGGGTCTTTGCGGGCAACGACCGCGCAGCACCACCGGGCATCAGCATCGGCCGATTGCGAGCCTTGGAAGATAACGGCCAAGACATCACGATCCGGGTTTTTCCACGCACCGATCACGGCATGTGGGACTACGTGCAAAATGACAATGGGACCCGGTCCCACACACGCATCACTGCCGGATACTACGACCTGATGGCCGATTGGGCGTCTGGCGCGCTGGCAGGTCGCCAAGGCGCTGCCCAGGCGCGCTGA